The genome window CTAACGCAACAGCGGATTTGCTTGCTGATTGCACAGAGGTCGTCGCCCTATGTATAAAGATAGACAGATAGTTATATGACCAAACACTTtcaaacaccaaacaaaaataCCCCAAACGGGGCCTAAAAAGGGTCCGAGCATTGTTCGTTGTGGCATCGCGGCCGGCCGGCCGCAGCCATCCTCGAGGACGGACGCGCTCCGAGTACCCCGATGGAGCCACGCCGCCCACGCGGACCACTTGGGTCTCACCTGGCCACACCTGACCTGGGTTGGGCCGCGTGACGCTTTTGTGGATTCCCCAGCCAAATCCAGCGCATCGCATCTTCTCCCTATCACTATCACCCATGTCTGTGTCTCATTGAGCCATTTCCCAGGGCGTCGTCACTCTATCATATCATCAGTGTGGTTCAGTCCGTGACTCGCGCTGCACACCACGGCCGGCCAGCCCGCCACCGCCGGAGGCAGGTAGGCTATCCGTGCCCCGTTGATTCCCCTCTCCATTGCGGCCAGCCGTCTCCCCCTACCTCCCACTGCGTCGACCCGCTCCGCTCCACTCCCGCTTTTCAATCGAATCCGATACGCGCCCCCCTTCCATCCCGTTCCTATCCCCCCGACCCCGGCCCACCAATCCTCAGGCCACTCGCGCCGCATCGCCACCCCATTCCTCCTCACATCACATCGATGGAGGCCAAAACCTTAACCCCTGAGGcggacgccgccgccgcgccccaaaccctagccgccgggGAGCTCGTCTGGGCCAAGCCCTCCAAGCCCCGCCGGCACTGCTGGTGGCCCGCGCGCATGCTCGCCGCGTGCCCCGCCTCCGCCACCCGCGGCGCCCAAGTCTCCTACTTCAGTGACCCCGCCGCCCCCGGCGCGCCGTCCGCCCCTCCCGCGCAGGTCCGGCGCTtcgccgacgccgacgccggcGCCGACATGATGGCCCGCGGCAGCACCGCGCGCGGATTCTCCGGGGCCGTCGCGGAGGCAGAGGCGCGCGCCGTCGCGGCGCTGCGCGCCCAGCTCGCCTGCGCTTGCGTCCCGCCCACGCCGCCGCCCGGAGAGGATAGCAGCGTCACCGGCGTCGCCAACCTGGCGCCCGCGGAGTTCCTGGCCGCGCTCCGTGAGGCCGCATTGGACGTCTTCTCTGCCGGCCTGTTGGACCGCGCCAGGCTCAAGAGCTGGGTCCGGGCGGTCGGGGAGGGGTGGGGTCCACATGGCGCCCGGCACTACCCGCGGCGCCCGCTGCACGACCTTGTGGACAAGATCGATCTTGATGTGCCTGCTGGCGAAGACAGAGATGCTGATGGTTGGCTTGCCGAGGACCAGCACAAGGCATTGGAGAGGCCGGAGGAGACACCATTGAGGCACAAGAAGCGTGGTGTCACCAAAGTGCTGGATGCAGGGGAGGATGAGGGCAAGATGGATAGCCCTGAGCATGTAACCTCAGGAAAGCGACAGCGGAAGAGGAGTAAGTACCTGTTGCCACCATACACCAGCTTGGTTGTGGTTGACAAGATTGCCCTCAAACCGGTTGATCTGCCAAGGGCATTGGTGACCGAAGCTGCTGAAGATGGCAGCGATATGTCGCCATTGCCAGACAGCATTGTTGTGGAAGATGTCTTGCTGCTGGTGCGAAGATTAGGGGAGGTTCCCAGGCATAAGGACGACTTTCCAAAGGACGCTGAGGGATTTCTCTGTTTGTTTAGAAGCACAACATTTGTTCACGGTGCTGACTATGAGTCTTGTAAGGCATATGAATGTCCACTCGTGCGTGGCTCTGGAAAAGTTGGCATGGAAATTGTTGTCGCTCTAGCCTCTGATTCACATGCTTTTCTGAATCAAGGCAGTTGTGTGTTGAAGAGGACCAGGAAAAAAGATGAAGCTGTGAGTGGTAGCCCTTCCATCAAGAAGAAGCGGGAGAAGACCTCTCTTGCCAGCGCTGATATACCAATCGCTCCTGCTATTCCTATTAGGCAGTTGAAAGCAGAAGATATGAGAACCCTCATGAAGGCTGAAAGTGGTCTAAGGGGTATAGGATTAGGAGTTAAGAATAATAAGGGCAAACCTTCACCTTTGAAAGTTCCTATTTCAGCTGCGGATCCTGGAGCAGTGGAATTAGGACACGAACATGCCCAAGCAAATGTTCTGGCTGTGTGCAATACGTTCCCTGAACAGCCCGCAAAAGAAAACGATGCTACTAACTTGGAAGCAACAAGGTCAGAAATGAATATGCAAAATGGTACTGTAGATGTGCCTATCAGAAGTGTTCAGACAGAAGCAATGAAATTGCAAGCTAATAATCCCATAGATGTGAATGCACAAAGCGTTGCTGTAGATGTCCCTGTAGGAAGTGTTTCTAAGGAAGCAACAGAGCCAGAAACTAGTGTACACAAGGACAAGAATGTGCAAAGCGATGTTTCAGGTGTATCTGACAGAATTGTTTCTAAGGAACCAACAGAGTCGGAAACTGACGATCACATAAACGAGAATGTGCAGAGTGTCGCTGCAGATATGTCTTCCAGAAGTGTTTCAAAGGAAGCAGCAATGACCGATGCTGATATTGGCATACATGAAAATACGCAAAGTGCTGCAGATTTGCCTGACAGCAGTGGGCCGTCTCCTATGCATGAAGACATGTCTCAGCCTGTGGATGGACATAAGGAGCCTGGGAGTGTAGAAGTCTGCATAGTCCAGCAATCTTACGCTTCTCTGGAAGCTATGGTGCCAGAAATGCTTAAGAAAGCTAACGCTAATGGCGCAGGCACAATCGGTGTGAATTATACACTCAAAGACGAGTTTCAAAAGGATGGACAACCTGTCGAGAAAGTGAAGCTACCAGCAGAAGTGGCGAACCATTCCTGTGGTGGAGGTACCAATGGCACTTGGCTGGACCCTGCTAACCTTACACCTAAGAAAAGGAAGAAAGTCGCGCAGCACTTCAGCAATCCAGCAGCCGTCATAGTGGAATTCGCACCCGGTGCCACTGTTCCGTCCAGACAGGAGCTGCTCTCCACATTCGGCAAGTACGGCGACTTGATCGAGTCTCAGACCGATATTTCGGAAACTACCCGCAGCGCCTCTGTCGTGTATGGGAAAAGCGTTGAGGCCGAGGAGGCGTACAGGAACGGTTGCCAGTACCTTCTTGGTCAGTTTGGGCCTCCGTTCGCTACGCTAAGGCTTGATTTCTCCCCAATCGTGCCTTCACCGTCTCCTCCCGCTTCGAAACCTCCGCTCCGAGATATTCGGAAGAACCTCGAGGACATGATTTCGTCCCGGCGCTCGGCTTTGAACAAGGCGACCTCGTCGGCAGACGCCCAGCTGGACCCTGTTCCAGATAAGCTTCTGGGGGAGATGCAGGGGCTGTTGGCAAAAGTCGACAGGATGCTTACCAGGCCTCATGCTAATGCTCCTTAGCCCTGCCAATCTGGAGGGTTGTGGCTGTAACCTATTCGGTAGTTAGGCAACTTTGGTGTCTGCTCTGTTAGCTGTGAATGGCGGGGCTTGTTTTGTGGCTGCTTCGTGTACTATATATATGCCAATAAGGTCGCAGCTTCTTTTCGTGCCCCTGATTTTGATGTTATGTTAGTAGTATGGCATTGCCATTTTGTCAGAGCTGTTGGAGTTTGCACCGGAACCCTAAAGTGCACTTGTGCTGTAGTGCTTGAAACATTGCTCAGTCGTCTTGGTGAATCGTTCGAATGTGGTGCTGGTATGCATTGAAGTACTAGCGGCTGGTATGGACGGAAAATCACCCTTTTTCACCGTCTTGCAGAGTATTTTACCCTGTGCGTGATTTCTTTGTCCTACAGTTGTGGTTGTCTCTGAATTTTCCTAAGTTTGTCAGGCAGTGCAAAATTACATTGCATCTGAGTAAATTTGGTGTGTCGAAACATGGAGATGGAGGACCGGAGGTCCGTCTACTGTGTTCATGCGCCGAAAAAAGAGGTGCCTCCAGCGGGAGCTGGATGCCGATGCACATTTGGAGCGGTACCTGTACCTACGTTCGGAAACCGTCCATAAACACTAAAACTATTacatttttcatatttttatcgAAAACAgtaactccggaaacggaaacgaaagtttggtgcggaaaatacaccAGTAACGATTGAAATCTAAAATgcgatcggtaaacatatcaaacttcacaatacaaCAAAGTTACAAAAAATCACAAaaaccacaagttcacaattcatgatataacaagttcacaatatattaAGTTCACAAGGATTACAAATTTATAGTATACAAATTTGCAAAGATCATaaattcacaatataacaagttcgtaaagatcacaagttcacagactcaaagttcacaattcataatatccactcgatctagctgacatgacatgcttactcatgaaatattttttcctcacataaaaagtcttttcacaacctcacaggaaaaccctaaaatctaGTGTGTGTGAAAAAGACAGACTGTCAgctctctatcattatatattactaatacgTAACATGTGCATAGAAAAGAGTGGATTTATTTgagagaccaaatcgttaatctcaactgccttccaacaccatctatccTAAAAATCTTAATGCGTCCAAAAAAGATAtaaaaataagtaatccttatctaAAGACGCACAGGCGATGCGAAAAACCACATGCTAGAAAATTTCGAGACACAATTTTGGAAAATTTcgagacacaaatccggtaatttccgatAAAAACCGATAACCGAAGAAAATGGTCGGTAAAACACCACACCGATTTTGATaccgatagaaaattccgaaaaccgattccgttttcgaaaaatatcgttaccggtgaatccgatcgaaattttttgaaatcggtttccggaatacCGAAAAATTTCGAAACCATTTTCATCCATACCGCCACCGGTACCAATGCGAGTGTGCGGATGCGGATGCCTCCAGCGACGGAACCAAGGTTCGGTCTGTCCGGACTTTGAGCGAGGTAATACCTTGAGGCCGGAGGCCAGAGTTCTTGGGAGGGTGTCTGACACAGAGTCTTCAATTCTAGACGGGCTCAGCCAGTGCCTCTCCTAATACGGGGAGCTTGAACCCAATAGATATGTTGGCACCTTTCAACTTTTCCTCCATTGATCGAAAGTATGCGATGTCTAAGAGAGAAACAAATTAGACTAATCTAAATCCTTTCGTAATAATTGAATTATATTGAATAACCCATTTTACTTTTTATGTCTAAGATATTATATATTTTTAGCTTGAACCATATTCTAGCATGACAATTCtaataatataaaaataaaaataaaaataaaattgcTTAAATATAAATGTTTAAAGTAAACGATCAAAGTAAATAGGAGTTAGAAATATGACAATATTTTCCAAAAGTATCAAAGAGAGTCGCCCCATTACTACTTATTAGAGCACCCGCACAAGGATGTAGCTCTCACTTAATTCGTGCAAAGATCAAGTGCTCTCTGTAGGTTAATTCTTTGCCTCTCTAGTACCGTAACAGTTTATGCCTTGAGTTGGGCCACCTGTAATCTTCATCAAGTGATCACCAAACTCTCAATCGCCATCAAGTTATGTAGGTGGCGCTAATCATTAAGAATAATGGTAAGGATAACAGACTAATGTTCATTTAATAattaagttttggtgtttgatgatcaccaTAGCCATTTGGGCTAAAATTATTTGCTAGTGTTTTTGTTACAGTTTAAAGGATGCAATGTAGACATGGACGAAGGCAAAGTAATGATCGAGATGATCAACACATCAGACAAGACATTTGTAGACTCATTGAAGACCTATAATATCATTCAAGTGTTCAAGACACGAGATGAAAGAAACCCAGACGAAGAGATGCAAAGAAACAGAGAAAAATAGACTACTTGGTAGCACTATACGTGTTCGATGAGGCACCAGATAAGATACCAGAGAGTTGCATTGTAGTGAAGAAATGACAACAGAAATAGAGTTCATCGGACATATTGGTGTGCACTAGATGGGGCTACACATTATAAGGCTATCTCTAGCAGTCTCCCTATCACACTCCCTATTTCAAACCTCACTCTGTAAACAGTGCGGTCTACAGTGCAAAATAGTGTTTTGCACGCCCATATACATGTTCCACTAGAGATAGCCTAAGGAAAGCATTGGGCTATTGGTTGTCACTATGGTTTGACCCTCCAGCTTCATCGTTGATGTTGAAGATCCACTACTTCTAAGATCTAATGACTCGCTGCTACCTTTGTTGTGGTACTTACCTCCTCTTTAGCTTAGCGAGGGAGCTTCTCTTTGGGCCCTTAATAGATGCCTTCCATCGAGAGGTCTAGATTCTAGTTCTTTAGGCCATCAGAATATCGATGGGACCCCGAGAACTAGTTCTCGACACTCTCGAGCTAGGTGGCCATGCACTTTGCCCTAAAGCTTGATCATCTTGGTTGTGACTTGCATGAACCCAAGACAAGCACCCCTATGCTATCCCTAATGTGGGAGCTCTTCTCGATTCGCCTGAGGCCCATGTTGTGCAAGTCCTTCACCCTACATTGAGTGTGTCAAATGATATGATGCATTATTATTTCTTTGACATTTGTCCACTAGATGCTTGACTTTCTCCTCCAATCAACAAAGACTCCGGAGGTCCCCGCTACTACTTCCTAGATCGCTAACTTCTTAGGTAGAGCCTTTAGCTTTTCCTCCTAGGATTGATAAGCCCTTACTCTCCTCTCTAGGCCCACTTTCTTGTCCTCAAACTCCTTTAGGGTGATGTAGAGTTCTCGAGGGCAATAGAGGAGAGCTTGTTCCCTAGCACCCATCTTCTCCTTAAAGGAACGCTTTGCCGCTTGTAGCACCGGGGGCCTCTTAGATATCTATAGATCTTTATAGATCAATGCCTGCTCCTAGGTCGTGAGAACGATAAAGTTGGACTATAGCTCCTAAACTCAAAGTTCTAGGTCTTCACTATCCCTGATCTTGATAGCCTCCCATTTAGATTTTTGGTTGCCTATACCTTAAAACGGCCCGCA of Zea mays cultivar B73 chromosome 8, Zm-B73-REFERENCE-NAM-5.0, whole genome shotgun sequence contains these proteins:
- the LOC100273750 gene encoding uncharacterized protein LOC100273750, with the translated sequence MDSPEHVTSGKRQRKRSKYLLPPYTSLVVVDKIALKPVDLPRALVTEAAEDGSDMSPLPDSIVVEDVLLLVRRLGEVPRHKDDFPKDAEGFLCLFRSTTFVHGADYESCKAYECPLVRGSGKVGMEIVVALASDSHAFLNQGSCVLKRTRKKDEAVSGSPSIKKKREKTSLASADIPIAPAIPIRQLKAEDMRTLMKAESGLRGIGLGVKNNKGKPSPLKVPISAADPGAVELGHEHAQANVLAVCNTFPEQPAKENDATNLEATRSEMNMQNGTVDVPIRSVQTEAMKLQANNPIDVNAQSVAVDVPVGSVSKEATEPETSVHKDKNVQSDVSGVSDRIVSKEPTESETDDHINENVQSVAADMSSRSVSKEAAMTDADIGIHENTQSAADLPDSSGPSPMHEDMSQPVDGHKEPGSVEVCIVQQSYASLEAMVPEMLKKANANGAGTIGVNYTLKDEFQKDGQPVEKVKLPAEVANHSCGGGTNGTWLDPANLTPKKRKKVAQHFSNPAAVIVEFAPGATVPSRQELLSTFGKYGDLIESQTDISETTRSASVVYGKSVEAEEAYRNGCQYLLGQFGPPFATLRLDFSPIVPSPSPPASKPPLRDIRKNLEDMISSRRSALNKATSSADAQLDPVPDKLLGEMQGLLAKVDRMLTRPHANAP